The Halichoerus grypus chromosome 14, mHalGry1.hap1.1, whole genome shotgun sequence genome contains a region encoding:
- the CEL gene encoding bile salt-activated lipase produces MGHLGLVVLGLTCCWAVVSTAKLGAVYTEGGFVEGVNKKLSLFGDYVDIFKGIPFAAPPKALENPQRHPGWQGTLKAKDFKKRCLQATITQDNTYGEEDCLYLNIWVPQGKKEVSRNLPVMIWIYGGGFLMGAGHGANFLSNYLYDGEEIATRGNVIVVTFNYRVGPLGFLSTGDANLPGNYGLRDQHMAITWVKRNIAAFGGDPDNITIFGESAGGASVSLQTLSPYNKGLIRRAISQSGVAVCPWAIQKNPLFWAKRIAEKVGCPLDDTSRMAKCLKITDPRALTLAYKLPLAGREYPVLHYLGFLPVVDGDFLPDDPLKLYANTADVDYIAGVNNMDGHIFASIDMPAINKDKQKVTEEDFYKLVSGLTITKGLRGANATFDIYTEPWAHDTSQETKKKTVVDFETDILFLVPTEFAVAQHRANAKSAKTYNYVFSHPSRMPIYPKWVGADHADDLQYVFGKPFASPLGYRTQDRTVSKAMIAYWTNFARTGDPNMGHSAVPTHWDPYTVENGNYLEITKKMDRNSMKQHLRTNYMRYWTLTYHALPTVTGNGAAPAPPSGDSDAAPAPPSGDSDAAPAPPSGDSDAAPAPPSGDSDAAPAPPSGDSDAAPAPPSEDSEGAQMPIVIGF; encoded by the exons atggggcacctggggctgGTCGTCTTGGGCCTCACCTGCTGCTGGGCGGTAGTGAGCACAGCAAAG CTGGGCGCGGTGTACACGGAAGGAGGCTTCGTGGAGGGCGTCAACAAGAAGCTCAGCCTCTTTGGTGACTATGTCGACATCTTCAAGGGCATCCCCTTCGCCGCCCCCCCGAAGGCCCTGGAGAACCCTCAGCGGCACCCTGGCTGGCAAG GAACCCTGAAGGCCAAGGACTTCAAGAAGCGGTGTCTGCAGGCCACCATCACCCAGGACAACACCTACGGGGAGGAGGACTGCCTCTACCTCAATATCTGGGTCCCCCAGGGCAAGAAGGAAG TCTCCCGGAACCTGCCCGTCATGATCTGGATCTACGGAGGCGGCTTCCTCATGGGGGCGGGCCACGGGGCCAACTTTCTCAGCAACTACCTGTACGACGGGGAGGAGATTGCCACACGGGGCAATGTCATTGTGGTCACCTTCAACTACCGTGTCGGCCCCCTGGGCTTCCTCAGCACTGGGGACGCCAACCTGCCAG gtAACTATGGCCTTCGGGATCAGCACATGGCCATCACTTGGGTGAAGAGGAACATTGCAGCCTTTGGGGGGGACCCCGACAACATCACTATCTTTGGGGAGTCAGCTGGAGGTGCCAGCGTTTCTCTGCAG ACCCTCTCTCCCTACAACAAGGGCCTCATCCGGCGAGCCATTAGCCAGAGTGGCGTGGCAGTGTGCCCCTGGGCCATCCAGAAGAACCCCCTCTTCTGGGCCAAAAGG atCGCTGAGAAGGTGGGCTGCCCCTTGGACGATACCTCCAGGATGGCCAAGTGTCTGAAGATTACCGACCCCCGTGCCCTGACGCTGGCCTATAAGCTGCCCCTGGCAGGCAGGGAGT ATCCCGTCCTGCACTATCTGGGCTTTCTCCCTGTCGTCGACGGAGACTTCCTCCCCGATGACCCCCTCAAGCTGTACGCCAACACGGCCGACGTTGACTACATAGCGGGCgtcaacaacatggatggccacatctttgccagcatcGACATGCCGGCCATCAACAAGGACAAGCAGAAGGTCACCGA AGAGGACTTCTACAAGCTGGTCAGCGGGCTCACCATCACCAAGGGGCTCAGGGGTGCCAACGCCACCTTTGACATCTACACTGAGCCCTGGGCCCACGACACGTCCCAAGAGACCAAGAAGAAGACCGTGGTGGACTTTGAGACCGACATCCTCTTCCTGGTGCCCACCGAGTTTGCCgtggcccagcacagagccaatgCCAA gAGTGCCAAAACCTACAACTATGTGTTCTCCCACCCCTCTCGGATGCCCATCTACCCCAAATGGGTGGGGGCTGACCACGCGGATGACCTCCAGTACGTCTTTGGGAAGCCCTTCGCCAGCCCCCTGGGCTACCGGACCCAAGACAGGACGGTCTCTAAGGCCATGATCGCCTACTGGACCAACTTTGCCAGAACTGG GGACCCCAACATGGGACATTCAGCTGTGCCCACACACTGGGATCCCTACACGGTGGAAAATGGTAACTACCTGGAGATCACCAAGAAGATGGATCGCAACTCCATGAAACAGCACCTGAGGACTAATTACATGCGCTACTGGACCTTGACCTACCACGCACTGCCCACAGTGACCGGAAATggggccgcccccgcccccccctccggGGACTCGGATGCCGCCCCCGCTCCCCCCTCCGGGGATTCTGATGCAGCCCCCGCGCCCCCCTCCGGGGACTCGgatgccgcccccgcccccccctccggGGACTCGGATGCCGCCCCCGCTCCCCCCTCTGGGGATTCTGATGCAGCCCCCGCGCCCCCCTCGGAGGACT